The genome window GATCTGGACTCGATCCAGGACGAGTATCTGCGTCTGAGAGAGAAGATCTTGAGAGAGCTGGAAGGAAGCACGAACGCAGAACAGACCCGCTACCTGCGCTCTGAACTGGACCTCATCAACCAGAAGCTGGGCAGCCTGAAAGGCATCTCCACCGCATATATCCAGAGGCAAGAACTctttaaactgcatttattatttGTGTTGATTGTTATGAATTCGGTCTCTCTTCCTAAACCTGCTGAAGTGTCTGAAATGAGACACATGAGTCACACAGAGTTCCATTATACTCCCATATTGCTGTTCCCAAAATGCATGTTGGAATGGATTAGGTCCAGGGGTTGGATTTTGGTTATAGTGCACATAATATGCTCATTAACAAGTTCATACGCTTATTTCTGGGGTCTGTAGGAATACTTTTGCATTCTTTAAAGatcagaaaacattatttttctcaTATTGGACATAAGCCCGCCTTTCTGAAAacgtctgctctgattggtcagccgGCCCAGTCTATTATGATTGGTCAACCAATCAGAGCGTGTTGGAAATATAAAGCACCTTATCATAATTTGGATTCATCTCCAGAGGCTTCATTAGAAGGTGTAGACACTGTTAGGTCTATGGTGAGTATAGcattggttagggttaggattagcaTTGGTAaaagagtcaaatgttttttgcCCCTGCTGTGTGAATAAACAGAAGAGGGTATTAGTATGAGAATGAATTGGCAGTGATCTTCTGACAGTGTGTTCatggggatgtgtgtgtgtgtgtgtttccaggctCTCTGCTCTTCAGGCTCTGCTCCAGCATCTCCTGCAGGCTGAGGACGTCGTTAAAGTCCATGAGGCTCGTCTGACAGAAAAAGAGACGACTTCTCTCGATCTGAACGAAGTGGAAAAGTACCACATGACTCTTAAGGTAAACttcatatttatgagtttaaatatctaaacttttaatataaacatttatccTCTTCTTTTTTTCGAACCAGgtacataatgtgtgtgtttttgtgtgtgtgtgtgtgtgaaactaaaactcaactaaaattaaaaccattaaaaaatgacttgaaatgctttaaaataacgttaacaaaaaaaaaaaaaaactaaatatatatatatatacagtggcgatcgaaagtttgggcaccccttgcagaatctgtgaaaatatgagtaattttcaaaaaataagagagatcatactaaatgcatgttattttttatttagtactgtcctgagtaagataatgtacataaaagatattaacatttagtccacaagacaaaagaattgctgaaattattaaaataaccccactcaaaagttgggaacccttggttcttagtactgtgttctgttacctgatgatcctcgactgtctttctgttttgtgatggttgtgcatgagtcccttgtttgttctgaacagttaaactgagcagcgttcttcagaaaaatctttaagctcctgcagattcttcagttttccagcatctttgcatatttgaaccctttccagcagtgactttatgattttgagacacatcttttcacactgaggacatttgagggactcaaacacaactattaaaaaagattgaaacattcactgatgctccagaaggaaacgagatgcattaagagctggggggtgaaaacttttggaatttgaagatcaaggtaaattgtacttaatttgtgtaccgggaaacatacaagtatcttctgttgcttacgaagggcagaactaaatggaaaaaattatatttcaacaaaataagacaaatttggccatcttcatcatgttcaaaagttttcaccccccaggtCTTAATGCATCTCGTTTGAGTtgagtgaattaattaattttaaccaGTTGCAAAATTTCTatctttaatttagtttaacttaatgtactaaaataactagaaaaaagaaaaaaaataataatattttttttatttctctgtaaataaattactaaataactacTAATGACAAATGACgaaaacacacacaattattaaaactaaaatgaaaacataaaaagaaaactgattcaaaataataatagaaactaCAATaatatctcagtgatactaaaatagcactagTGTGTGTAGTTGAgataattttgaatattttgagttttattattcagattttaCTTAAGATTATTGTTTCCAATATACAATAAATGGCGggttttgtatataaaaaaatgtttttgtaaaatgcCTCTTAAGATTCTAAACTGTTTTCAGTCATTTCTGACTGAATTAGGAGATTATTCaagcatacattaaataataagctaaaacaaatatttataatacagTACAATAAGAAAATATTCAGACCCCTTCATTTTTTTCACGTTTTATCAAGTTGcagccttaaagggacagtcagTGTtatagtcgagaccagctcatttaAGTCTTAGTCAAGACCAAGACTTGAAGAAGTGTCTCACTGTTATTCAGTCAGTGTAAATATGTTTCCCTAGGGGTGAATGAAGCCTGTTTAAGCACAGTTGccacaaaaaaatctgaattgattTGTCCAGAACTGGCTCATTGTGATTTCCAACTCAGAATGATTGAGCGTGTCTGATATTTATTCTGTTTGATTGTGATGTCTTGTGCCATGCAGACCATGAAAGCAGAGCTGGAGCAGAAGAAAGGTGTTTTGAAGGCTATGGAGTCTGAGCTTTCCAAAGCTGTGCACTGGAACAGTCAAATAGACAAATCTTTCCACCAGTGTGATGTTGACCTGTCCAGATACACCGAGCAAGTTGGACAGATGACTGACCGCTGGCGCAGAATTGTGACGCAGATTGATAGCCGGTATGGAAAAATATGATGTTCTGACATGGTCTTGTACTGTATTTCCTCCTGCACTTCCAGGATGCAAAATGACAAGTGCTGTAAAAATGTAGAAAGTATCCCCACCATGATTAGTTATATTCAGTTTTTCTTTGGTGTTTTTAGGGTATGGGACCTGGAGAAACAGGAGAAGCAGCTGAATCACTACAAGCAGACAAACTCCATGATAAACAAATGGATTCAGGAAACACGTCAGCGCCAAGATGCCCTCCAGATTACTAAATTCAACAATCTGGACAGTTTGATGGACCACCTGAACCAGCAAAAAGTCAGTCTAATACACTCACAATAAAATACTCGCATCTAATCAAATGATATTAAATCTGGTATAAAGTCTAGTGAGGTGCTTGCCTAGACAGATGAAATTATTACATTGACAAGATCACCTTTCAGAAGGTATTTCATGTACTTTAAAGGAGTTAATATGCACCCTTAAGGCCTATATAAAGTACAAAGGTGTAGCTTTTTCAACAGTTTCACCTCAGTGATAGTTTTTTTGTGATCTTTTGCTAGAGGTATTAAGAGTACCTCAAAATATACTGTACAGTTAAACAGACTCCATTACAGTCACCAATTCTAATGCAACTTCAGTAAAAGTCTTCAAGTATCTGATTTTAACTTCAGTACTTGAGTACTGCAGTATTTGACTTTTACTGGACATAGGCTCAAAGATGTAATAGAGAAATGCCAGTGAAAAACAAGAAACAGTTGATTTGTGAGGGGAGTAATCGCATGTTTATTTTcctaaatagaaataaaactgaACACCTTTATATCGCATTCAATTAAGGTTGACGGTAGCCATTTAAATGCTCAAAGTCTCAGTTAAGCTCAGGTTCTCAAAACGACATGTAATGCTTTACACCACTATTTGATCTCAtattttgtaatatgcattgttttTGTACTATAGTACTTTTCTCGTCTGAATTTAAGGGAGCTCTGCTTCTTGTTGCTCTTCTTCGCTCAGTAATGAAATACAATAATGGAACCGTCAGTAGTACAATTTTACTGATACATTCTGATTAAGAAAGTTGATTTTGGATTTGggtaaagcttagttaaaatatgtaattaagaaaaatatgttgtcaATAAACAGGCGCTGTATTCCGAgataaaaggaaagaaagaaaaagtagaGGATGTGGTCAAAGATGCAGACACATGTGCTGCCTCCATAAAGGTCAGtctcatatttctttatttgatcaTTTCAGGTTTATACAAATGATGCAAAAGGCTCAGTTCCCAGATAACTCTTTTCACAGGACTATGAGCTCCAGCTGGCATCCTACAGCGCAGGACTGGAGACACTGCTCAACATTCCCATCAAGAGGACTATGCTGCAGTCTCCATCCACTGAACTGAGGCAGGAGGTAATCATATTAGATCCAAGAGGGGAAAAATTAATTTACATCACAGCTGACatgatttactgtatattatttttagtgtatgagtacattttcaatctTCACTGACTAATAACTGTTTCTCTAAAGGCGGCAGATCTGCAGTCACGCTACATAGAGCTCTTGACACGTTCAAGCGACTACTACAAATTCCTTGGGGAAATGATGAAAAACATGGAGGAGTTAAAGGTAAAAGTTGTGTCTGATGTGTTGTGAATATATCTTTCGAACTTCTAAATCAGGGTTCATGAGAaggaaaacataatttttttaaatgtaaaatacatagactgtaaaaaaaatatggacgtagtgtccgtgacgtcacccacagactcctcaatagcggttttgaagcctaaagtgtgcagagcgggccgttgccatcttggcagcgcgtcaccgcacgactctcccggataatcgaaaatgggcaaaaaggcggaagctgattgctgaagccacgcccacctagcgtgATGGCATTGTCAacagcagcaatccacctgtcactcaagtggccacgcccttaattatgcagaactttaagtcttaatataatttaaacggatgagttataaaaaaattcaacccctcacagttgtcatgaagggcaaaattagcaaaatagaccaaaatcattttttgagccaggctgtaaacatgttttttttctgctgtaaatttgggcattttaacatggggagtctatgggaatgactcccttttgcagccagcctcaagtggccagtcgatgaattgcagttttagtcacttccttattggcttcacgagagagagctagaggttgccgctcggtaaaatatgaataataattaaaaaaaataatattagtatCTGTAatgacacaaaaatataaaaggcAATATGGTTGTCTGGGATTGCCTGAAATATATAATGTAGAATGTTAACTTTACATTTTCAAGTAAATTTGTTTCAAGACTATAGAAAGACTAGAATGccaaagtcgtggcctaatggttagagagtcggactcccaatcaaaaggttgtgagttcgagtcccgggccggcgggaattgtgggtggggggagtgcatgtacagttctctctccaccttcaataccacgacttaggtgcccttgagcaaggcatcgaacccccaactgctccccgagcgccgcagcataaatggctgcccactgctccgtgtgtgttcactgctctgtgtgtgttcacttcggatgggttaaatgcagagcacgaattctgagtatgggtcaccatacttggctgaatgtcacgtcactttcactttcaaaagcaagacaccatcaaaataaagtgcaagTAGATATTAAACAGACAGTCACTATTAATGTAATGAATGCTTGTTGActtgtagttgcaaagttacttactgtatAGTCAGCAGAATTTCTAAAGGggacaatcaaaataaagtgttgccAGTATTAGTAGTGCTGATACCAAGTGCAATACAAAAAGTAAGCACAATGATTTGCTATGCTCGTAAGTTACACTAACTTACACTattcaatatgttttttttagatgcGGAACACTAAAATTGACCTTTTGGAGGAAGAATTAAAACGTCTTAAGGATGACCTCAAAGATCAAAGTCAGAAAAACAAGTCAATGGAGGATAGTCTTACCCGCTATCGTCTGGAGCTGACCCAATCCAAAGAAGAGCTTATGTCTTTGGAGGAGATCAAGAGAACCCAGGCTAGACAATGCAATACTACTCAGGAAAGCTTGGAAAGCACCCAGAGTAAGCTGAAGAACTTACAAGATGAGCTGTCCCGCCTCACCTTCCTTATCGAGGAAGAGAAACGCAAACGGAGGCTGGCTGAGGACCGATACACCACCCAGCAGGAGGAGTATGAGCTCACTGTCCGCAAGAGACAGAAAGAACTCGAGGAGCTCAGTTTGTCCAAAAGTCAGTTTGAAAGGACCATCAAAGAAAAAGAGCGGGAGATTGAACGGCTGCAATTACAGCTGAAGGATGAGGCCTCCCGGCGCAATGCAGCAGAATTAGAGACCTCAAAGGTAAGAACACAGTTAAACCAGGAGATTAATAGCCTAAAACAAACTTATGAATCTGAGATCCACATCACCAAGACCAGTGTGCTCAAGGCAACACAGCAGAAGGAGGAGGAATCAACAACTGTAAGGCTTCAGCTAGATAGGTTAAACTCTGAGAAAAGAGATCTGGAAGAGGAACTCAGAAAGCTGCAGCTTTCGTTCTCCCATGCTGAGACGGCACGAAGGAAAGCAGAAGAGGACGCTCTTCAGCAGAGGTCTTCGGCAACCGAGGGGAGCAGGTTCAAGAAGGAACTGGAGTCACAGATTCAGGTCCTATTACGTCAAAAGGAAGAGACTGAAACGAGACACAGGGTGGACCTGGCTGAGGCCAACAGGGCTGctcaggaaaaggtccgtgagttTACCTTGTTGACCCAGAATCTCCAAGACGAGACCAGGCGGAGGAAAGCCTTGGAGGTTGAGAATCAAAGTCTCAGACAATCCCAGGCTGAACTACTCTCCAAGCACACTTCAACCAGCGAGACCATTAACAAGTTAAAGATCTCTGAGCAAGAACTACTCATCATAAAGAGGCAGATGGAGACACAGAAAAGCGAAAAGAGCACGTTGGAACAGAATGCCATCAGGCTGCAGAGTCGCATCAGTGAACTGCAGACAAAGATGAATGAGCTGCAGGCTGAACTGGAAAAGGAGAAAAGGAGTAATCAGGATGAAATCATAAGAAGGAAAAGGATGGAAACCGAGCTGGAGAAGGTTAATCAGACCTGCCGTGAATACACCACTACCATCAACACTCTGCGGGTCCATCAAGAAAAGGAAAGTTCTTCTGGACGAAGGAATGAGCAGGAGCTACGCAGTTTGAAAGATGAGTTGGAGAGAATCCAGAAGGACTATAAAATCACAGTAGAGAATCTGAACAAAGTGAATGCCGAATTGAAAGCTTTGCAACAGCAGCTTCTGCGGGAACAAGCCCTTGTCCGTGAAGCCAATCAACGCAATGATTCACTTTACAAGACTTTAGAAGACAAGAGTCGAATCCTAAATGAGAACACCAGCGAGATCGAAAAGTTACAGAGCCTCACCCAGAATCTCACCAAAGAGCGTCTGCGGCTAGAGGAGGAACTGAGGACTATGAAACTAGAGCGAGATGATGTGAAGAGAAGCCTGAGCACCATCGAGAGTGAAAGTGCTTCCAGATTGTCTGCCATTCAATTCCAGTTACAAACCAGCAATAACAGAGCACTGGAACTGCAGGAACTAATCAATGATCTgactaaagagagagaaaatttaAGGGTGGAAATTGCTCAAATCCAAAAGCAGTTCACGGAGGTATTTTATTCTGAGCGACAtcagttgaataaaaaaaatacatcaccAATTTAAGTTATTTCACAATGGCTTTGCTGGATAAAACTGCTGCATAATGCTATACCTTTGAAAGCACACTTTCTGCATAACACTGCATGGTTACACTCTTATCACAAAAAGCTTTTTTAATACTTGCTTTGGTAAAagaattttgatttgttttattctaaCCACGTTCAAATCAATATGGTGTTGGTGCTATAATTCTCTCATTTGTTAAATCGTCTAAATGAATTATAATCTGAAATAGTTCATCACTAAATCGCCATTTCTCTTTTATGTTAACAGACATCCATGATTATCCAGCGATCTGATGCCAACTACAAAGATATTGTCCAAGAGAGAGACAGTCTTCTAGTCAAACTTAAGATGTTGCAACAAGACAAAGACAAGCAGCAGCGCTCCGAGGATGAGCTCCGGCGCATCAAACTTTCCTTGGAATCTGAGATCAAACAGAAGCAACGTCTCCAGGATGAAATTGATAAAATTACCAAGGATTTCAAGTACTGGAAAAGTCAATATGAGTTAAAGGAGGGGCAGATCAGACAGAGTGAGGCAGATAGAGACAAAGTACAGAGAGACAGGGCCTCTTTGCAGAGTGAGATCCAAAGATTGACGGCTGAACTGAGAAGTCAGGAAGAACGCTACAAGAGTCGTCTTCAGAATTCAGACAAGGAGATCTCGGAGCTCACTATGAAGAAGGAGTCTTTGGAAAGGGAATTGAAGATTTTGCAACAACGTCCAGTTTTAACTTGTCGGTGTGCACAGACCACTGTGTCTGATGGTGGCTGCAAGAGTTTTACAGTGAAAGGTCTCCGTGGTGAGGTCTCACTCACAGAACTTGTAGACTCCAACTTGCTTGATCAGGCAGATTTGGATAAAGTAAACCGAGGACAACTAACAGGCAAAGAAATTGAGGACAGACTCAGATCGTACCTAGGCGGCTCCGATTGCATCGCTGGTATCTACGATGAGGCCAATGGTAGGGTCCTGCCCTTTTACCAGGCCATGAAAGAAGGTCTACTTCGGCGAGGAACCACCCTGGAGCTCCTGGAAGCCCAGGCTGCCTCCGGTTTCATAATCGATCCAGTCAACAATGTCTGCATGACAGTGGACGAGGCATGGAGGAGAGCCCTTGTGGGAAAGGAGTTTAAAGACAAACTACTGTCTGCTGAGAAGGCTGTGACAGGATACAAAGATCCTGCAACAGGAAAGATCATCTCACTCTTTCAAGCTATTGAGAAAGAGATCATAGAGAAAGGTCATGGGATTAGACTGCTGGAATCTCAGATCGCCAGTGGTGGCATCATTGATCCTAAAGGAAGTCATCGAATTGATGTGGAAGTGGCTTACAGGAAAGGTTACTTTGACCGTGAAATGAACGAGATTTTGGCTTACGAGGGTGATGACACCAAAGGTTTCTTTGATCCTAACACCCATGAAAACCTCACATATCTGCAGCTGAAAAAGAGGTGCATCAAAGATCCCAAGACTGGGCTTATCCTTTTGCCTTTGACGGACAAGAAGAAGCCAAAGCCAACGACGTCTCAAAAGAACACATTGCGCAAGAGGAGAGTGGTGATTGTTGACCCTGACACCGGCAAAGAGATGACCGTACGAGAAGCGTACCATCGAGAGTTAATTGATTATGACACATTCCTGGAGCTTTCGGAACAAGAGTGTGAGTGGGAGGAGATCACTATCGAATCATCTGATGGCAACAAGCGTTTACTTCTTGTCGATCGCAAAACTGGAACCCAGTATGACATTCAAGAGTCCCTAGATAGGGGTGTTATTGATAAGAAAACCCTGGACAAGTACCGTGCCGGGACTATGACAATCCATGAGTTTGCAGGTCTGATCACAAGTAAAAGCACTGGTTCTGAGCTTTCCATCTGCACCAGCAGTCCTGAGGATGTTGCTTCTTGCAGTAGCCCAACACCGATGGCTCCATTATCTCCAACTGTCCGCAAACGTTTTTCTAACGTATCCATTACACTCTCACCTGCATCTGATATTTTTGATGACCAGAGCCCAGTGGGAGCCATTTTTGATACTGAGACCCTTGAGAAGATAACCATCCCTGAGGCACAGCGACGTGGAATAGTGGACAACATCACTGCTCAGCGGCTCTTGGAAGCCCAGGTTTGCACAGGAGGGATTGTCAATCCTGCTACTGGCCAGAGACTCTCTCTGAAGGATGCTGTACAGCAAAGCCTTATTGATGAAGACATGTCCATCAAGCTAAAACCAGCACAGAAGGCTTATGCCGGTTTTGAAGATGTGAAGACCAAGAGGAAACTTTCTGCTGCCGAGGCCATAAAGGAGAAATGGCTGCCTTACGAGGCAGGGCAGAGGTTTCTGGAGTTCCAGTACCTGACGGGTGGTCTCGTAGAGCCAGAAACTGGCCACCGGGTGACCATTGAGGAGGCCATCCGAAGAGGATGGCTTGATGGCAAAGGGGCACAGAAGCTACAAGATACTAGGAACTACATCAAGAACCTTACCTGTCCTAAAACCAAACTTAAAATCTCTTACAAAGAGGCCATGGATAACTGCATGGTGGAGGAGAACAATGGCATGAAGATGCTCCAAGCTACTTCGATGTCTTCCAAAGGCATAAGCAGCCCCTACAACGTGTCCTCGGGACCAAACTCTCGTACAGGATCCAGAGCAGGGTCAAGAAGTGGATCACGCAGAGGCAGCGTTGACTACACCTCCTCGGTGTATAACACTTACATctcatattaataatacatttaattttaatgactATGCTTAGTATGTACAATTTACATTTAAGAATGGTTTTCTATTCACGAGGATATAAGTATGGGTTTGGGATACAGAATGGAGATTAACTTTTACTAATGCTGGTCAATTTTCTTGGGTGATTAAGATGTCTTTTAGATTATTAATGTGTTGGATGTTTGATTATTTACACAGGGGGAATCTTAGATTTATCATGGCATTTAACAGTGTTTTCATTCGTGCTTATTTGGTTTTATCCGGTATATGAAATTGTTTTATAACATTTTCCTTTGCatgttttattgacattttacattgcatttattcattaagcAGACACTTCTGTCCAAAACAACTTACAAATAAGAAATGTACAAGCAATTAATCACCAACATTATCCATAGCTTTGAAAGCTAGATTAGGAAAcaagtacttttttatttgaaacatctactgacttttttatatatatacatatatatgctttgaatatgaatatttgatCTGACTGTGTTTATATGGAGAAATTTCAACAATAAAAACTATCAAATTATAAACTACCATTACTCTGTTACTTATTGCTATAATAGTCCATATTCTTTTTTATGACACCACATTAGAAATTTCCCCATTACtctttaacacatttttcataGGCGTAATTTACAGGTGTGACAGGCCCGTACCATTTAAGTTAATTATGTCCACCACACCTCTTAAAACACTGGAAAATACCATACAGAAAGCttacaaagcaaaaacagagTATCTCCAATCCATCGTTATGGAAACATTTGTAAGACATGAAAGAATATGACATAAAAGTTGATGcataaaggtaaaaataaaccAGGAAATCAATTTAAAGGCAAATATCGCTCCTTAATGGAAAAGCTAATTGCTATAAGCTAAGCACCACACAGAATATGCAAAGCATTGGGAGTCACCTGTCTGTGACAGGCCTAAACCAGCTAAGTACACACAAAAACAGAGATACTGTCTCCACAGATCATCACATATTCTGCAAAATCATCCTATTAGGATTAATATATCTTTTCCATTCTGCTAGGCGAGATTAGACATTTCCAGACAAAAGGAAATGGGTTAATGTGTGGCGATTTAAACGCCATGAGTTGAAATGGACCACACAGGGagctatatatactgtatagaccAATACAACCAACAGAAACCAATGAAACATACACCAATGAAAGCACCCAATCAATTACATCTGTTGCAGCTATCATGCAAGTAACCAGAAAATAAAGAGAAGTGGGGTTGAAAGCCAACCTTATTATTATTGGACAAAAAACAGCACTGGGTTATAAAGCCTATGAAACTATTAAGAATCaatttaaatgtgtgtgcatccaaaaaatagcaattattttaataagagaaataaataagaaaaaaataaaaataaacatttcatggTGTTTTTGCACCTTTCATCATGAGTTTGCACCTTTAGTTTGTCTGAATTATCCTCAACATATAGGTACAAGATATGTTAGCATGCATAAGTAACAGGAAAGGCCAACACCTGTATGTAATTtacagtaatatataatatatccaCTTTCACTTTACACGTTATGTAGGCTATTATAGCCCAGTGCTGCTTTTTGTTACTCATAGTGACTCAGCATTTATCTAAAAGCCATCTGAGGACACGTTTTAGTATTACAGTTTAGATGCTGAGTTCATGTTGTTAATGACACCGAATATTTGCTCATATTTGTGttcagacagcacacatacatacattattatGTATATTCAACCTCAGTTATGTTATAATTTAAGGAAGAGTTTCAACAGTGACATTGTGCCAAGTGCCTGAGTAAACTTCATGTATTCTGAATCATTCTTAATTGACAGTGAAAGTTAA of Carassius gibelio isolate Cgi1373 ecotype wild population from Czech Republic chromosome A2, carGib1.2-hapl.c, whole genome shotgun sequence contains these proteins:
- the LOC128024612 gene encoding desmoplakin isoform X1, whose product is MSLYGSQTRLHQMGRRSNSRTDLTMGYSLPRNEPGPGVSYFTGGNGYQSEFNDGYAQNITQTFSRNSKGGGGGGGGGGGQSMSSMSIQKRAQMLHNDCMTCLNRAQTILENMGPAAEVDKNMNAAASLIEQMNKYAMDLANAGHPNDMVLRSLDECHAFHSEIRSSITGTTIRRGAYGGNRVIGSEVNTWEDPSKSYQEAMGWINQKKRLIETAPFGEDTEAISQQILNHNRFQSSIQRSQEVDRARDELTQSREKAGLHSLEQEWESLQKMSHARASQLRDLQNIIEEISRAIMWVNDREEEELVFDWGDKNIDSYIPQKQESYSKLMSDLEEKEKELNKLKTKVDTLLRSQHPASDKIQAYMDTLQTQWSWLLQITKCIHVHLKENAAYSQFFKEANETNVRLQKDHESIRKKFSCDRNTPLENLTEMLKNLEKEKDRITESRRQVQTLVSKSKSIVCLKPRNPEEKSSGPVIVKALCDFKQDQKGILKDNEGILKDNSQRSKWQVTGPGGLEMLIPSVCLLIPPPNPLSISLANKNEQYFEAIMSIWSQLYINIKSLISWQYCMKDIQYINSLTLSMLSRMRPEEYRSIIKNLELHYQEFMRNSLGSEMFSDEEKRKMEMQYAGAQSHYDQLVIQLPNYREGGKKTEVKKEEIDGKQVVIDGKQVVINGKQVNSGMNMSFMTDLSALRRRVEVAETGLSQHLHVPLTENGVQECSQRLVLLQGVHRDLDSIQDEYLRLREKILRELEGSTNAEQTRYLRSELDLINQKLGSLKGISTAYIQRLSALQALLQHLLQAEDVVKVHEARLTEKETTSLDLNEVEKYHMTLKTMKAELEQKKGVLKAMESELSKAVHWNSQIDKSFHQCDVDLSRYTEQVGQMTDRWRRIVTQIDSRVWDLEKQEKQLNHYKQTNSMINKWIQETRQRQDALQITKFNNLDSLMDHLNQQKALYSEIKGKKEKVEDVVKDADTCAASIKDYELQLASYSAGLETLLNIPIKRTMLQSPSTELRQEAADLQSRYIELLTRSSDYYKFLGEMMKNMEELKMRNTKIDLLEEELKRLKDDLKDQSQKNKSMEDSLTRYRLELTQSKEELMSLEEIKRTQARQCNTTQESLESTQSKLKNLQDELSRLTFLIEEEKRKRRLAEDRYTTQQEEYELTVRKRQKELEELSLSKSQFERTIKEKEREIERLQLQLKDEASRRNAAELETSKVRTQLNQEINSLKQTYESEIHITKTSVLKATQQKEEESTTVRLQLDRLNSEKRDLEEELRKLQLSFSHAETARRKAEEDALQQRSSATEGSRFKKELESQIQVLLRQKEETETRHRVDLAEANRAAQEKVREFTLLTQNLQDETRRRKALEVENQSLRQSQAELLSKHTSTSETINKLKISEQELLIIKRQMETQKSEKSTLEQNAIRLQSRISELQTKMNELQAELEKEKRSNQDEIIRRKRMETELEKVNQTCREYTTTINTLRVHQEKESSSGRRNEQELRSLKDELERIQKDYKITVENLNKVNAELKALQQQLLREQALVREANQRNDSLYKTLEDKSRILNENTSEIEKLQSLTQNLTKERLRLEEELRTMKLERDDVKRSLSTIESESASRLSAIQFQLQTSNNRALELQELINDLTKERENLRVEIAQIQKQFTETSMIIQRSDANYKDIVQERDSLLVKLKMLQQDKDKQQRSEDELRRIKLSLESEIKQKQRLQDEIDKITKDFKYWKSQYELKEGQIRQSEADRDKVQRDRASLQSEIQRLTAELRSQEERYKSRLQNSDKEISELTMKKESLERELKILQQRPVLTCRCAQTTVSDGGCKSFTVKGLRGEVSLTELVDSNLLDQADLDKVNRGQLTGKEIEDRLRSYLGGSDCIAGIYDEANGRVLPFYQAMKEGLLRRGTTLELLEAQAASGFIIDPVNNVCMTVDEAWRRALVGKEFKDKLLSAEKAVTGYKDPATGKIISLFQAIEKEIIEKGHGIRLLESQIASGGIIDPKGSHRIDVEVAYRKGYFDREMNEILAYEGDDTKGFFDPNTHENLTYLQLKKRCIKDPKTGLILLPLTDKKKPKPTTSQKNTLRKRRVVIVDPDTGKEMTVREAYHRELIDYDTFLELSEQECEWEEITIESSDGNKRLLLVDRKTGTQYDIQESLDRGVIDKKTLDKYRAGTMTIHEFAGLITSKSTGSELSICTSSPEDVASCSSPTPMAPLSPTVRKRFSNVSITLSPASDIFDDQSPVGAIFDTETLEKITIPEAQRRGIVDNITAQRLLEAQVCTGGIVNPATGQRLSLKDAVQQSLIDEDMSIKLKPAQKAYAGFEDVKTKRKLSAAEAIKEKWLPYEAGQRFLEFQYLTGGLVEPETGHRVTIEEAIRRGWLDGKGAQKLQDTRNYIKNLTCPKTKLKISYKEAMDNCMVEENNGMKMLQATSMSSKGISSPYNVSSGPNSRTGSRAGSRSGSRRGSVDYTSSVYNTYISY